In Gavia stellata isolate bGavSte3 chromosome 33, bGavSte3.hap2, whole genome shotgun sequence, the DNA window CGGGGGACCGCAGCCATGCCGGACCAGGGCCAGGGAGCTGGGGTACCATGAGGGCCGGGGTGGGCCAGGCACGGGGAGGGCGGGTGACGCTTGGGGACAGCTCGCCTGGCCCTTGAGCAACGGCCCCACCGCCCTTTGCGGGAAGAGGGGACGGCTGTGCTGGCCAGTTCCCCAGCGCGGccggggccagaggaggggggaaGCGAAGTGGGGGCGGCGCGAGCCGGTGGGGAGGAAGGCGCTGGCTCTGCGGTCGCTGAGTCCGACGCGAAAGCCCCAACCCCCTGGACCCTGCTCGGGCTGTGCGGAGGCATGGGTGCCCGCCTGCTGCTCAccactgccctgctgctgctgcggacCCCAGCAgcaggtggggatggggacgggggtCCCGCGGGGATGGGGAGTGGCTGGGTGGGCGCATGGCCCTCGGGCTGGCTCCTTTGATGGCATCCTTGCGTCTTTGGGACAAGCTGGGATCAACGAAGCCCCCCGGGGTGCTTGTGGTGTGAGGGGTGCCCCAGGGTGAGTCGTGGTGGGCTCCGGGGCTCTCTGATGCTGTCCAAGGGGACGTCAGTGCCGATGTGCGGAAAGGGGTGATGCTTGGAGGTGGTGGAGCTGAGTTCTCAGCAGCCAGGACGGGTGCAGGATTTGTCCCGGGGCAATGCTGACCCGGGgaccccctcctgcccccccccacctccatcCTCTCCAGAGGCCCTGATGGAGCCGGGATTCTGCTACATCTTGGACGCCATCCTCTTCCTTTACGGCATCGTCCTCACCGTCCTCTATTGCCGCCTCAAGGTGAGCGCCGGGATCTGACCTGCAGCCACCTGTCCCTGGCTTGGGGACCCAGCAAAACGCCTGGCGGGCCCCGTTTTTctggggggaccccgggggAGGCCACAGCGGGTGCCCCAGGGCTTCCCCACCCCTGCTGgggctttttcctcttcctatttctttttcttttcttttgggcGACCCCCTTGCTCCCCTGCAGTTCCTGGCTCACCGAGCGGCGCAGCAGGGAGCCGGCAAGGAGGTAACTGCGCTGTTGGCAAAGGGTGGCCGGGACTGGGGAGGTTTGGGGCTGGGGTACCCCAGGAGGGATGGGCACCCCCATGTGCCCCCCCAGCCAGCGCCCATCCCAGACAGTGCTGCAGCCGTGGAAGGGGAAAGCGAAGGGGAATTGGGGGGGGCTCTGGTGGTCTTAGATTGGGGGGAAATAATCCAGGAAACCTCATGGCTTCCACCCACTTCCCCAGGGAGTGAGGGGTGCAGCTGGCTGGGGGGGGaagtgtgtctgtgtgtgtgtcccccgTCCTGCCCCCACACAGctcttgcattttctctttctctttcctggaGCGGAAGGAAGAAGCCATCTACACTGTAAGTCAGCCTGGGGGTGACACAGCCTGGGGGGGCCCTGTCCCGGGGGGCCCTGTCCCAGGGGTCCCTACCCTTGGGGTATCGTGCCCCATTCTGTGGGTGCCCCGCCCTGGGGGGATGCCCCCCTCTGCAGGTGCTGTAACCTGAGGTGTGCCCTGTCACCCATGCCCCCCTTTAGGAGCACCCACTCTGGGTGCAGCCCCCCCACGACAGCCCGCAGCCCCCTGGGGCCCTTCCGTGGGGCATGTGTTGGGTGGTAAGCCCTTGCCGTGGGGTGGCAGTCTGGAGGGGGGGTGGCAGTGGGACAGGCAACCCTGTAACCCCCTCTTCTGTGCAGGGGCTCAGCGGTGAGGGCCAGGAGATGTATGAAACCCTCCAGATCAAACACTCCTGATCCCGTCCTGCCGCCGCGCTGCAGCTCCCCCTCGTCCCCCTGTCCATCCCCAGcagctggggaccccccccccaccctcccccggGACCGTGATGGAGAACTGGAGCTTTCCTCCCTGGGAATGGCTGGGTTTGCCCCCAAACCGCCTCCCCCAGGCACATGTGCAGCCTCAGTGCAGCCGCGGGGCCGGGACCCCCTGAGTCTGGGGGGGGGCTGAAGCTGCCTGGGGTGCGTGGTGCTGCCCCCCCTCTTCTgctattcccccccccccccccccccccccccagtaaaGCAGCACCATGTGCAAACAGGGCAGGAGGGTTTCTGTAACGGCGggggggagagctggggctggggacgaTGGCACCGGCTCCTGGTGGGGCTGGACACGGCGTGGGGACGGAGAGGATGGCACTGGCTGCCACGAGGGACGGGCACCCACGAGGGACAGTGGCACCGTCTCCTGCCGGGGACAGGGACCCCCTGGGCAGGGTGGCACCATCTGATGGGGACGGAgcctgtggggacagggacaccctgggCATGGGGACGGTGGCACTGGGTCCCGGTGGCAGCTGCCGCATGTTTCTGGGTGGAGGAGATGCTCCCGGCAGAGAAAAACGCCATTTCCCCCCGTTTAACcgaaaagctgtattttgggGCCAATACCATGGAAACGGCTCCTGTGCCCGGCCCTGGCCCCACAGGGCCCTGGGTGGGGGGCAGTTCCCGGCACCCTTGGGGGTCTCGGCTGGCACCCCCGAGCCAGGGGGAGCCCCGGgagggggggtgagggggagaggaaggggggtGCTGGGAGCACGGGGGAGTACTGGGAGCAATGGGAGCAATGGGAGGGAGAATGGGGAGCacctggggacactgggagCTGGGGACACTTCCAGCACCTCTGGAAGCACTGGGCGCCCTGTGCAGCCCTGGGGCTCCCCCACTCGGGACCCCACCGCCCGCGCTGGGCTCTGCTGGTCCGGATCGGGCCCCGCGGGAGCCGTGGGCTGTGTGTGCGGGGGTCTGCCCGGGGTGGGGGACACACCAGCGCGCACCAGTACAGAGGCGGCGTCCCCGGTTCCCCCGGTGCCCCGCGGGTGTCACGGGACGTTCTCGTAGGTGTCGCTCGGGAGCCGCAGCCGCGCGTGGGGCCCCGGCAGCACCGCGTAGGTGACGGGCGGCTCCCgcgggggcccggggcggggggagccccgggggggccgTGAGCGGGACGGGGAGGTGCCTGCAAGAGAAGCCGGTTCGGGGACTCGGGCTGGGGGCGGTGACACGCGTGGGTGGTGTGTCGTCGTCCCCCGTCCCCGCCCCGTACtcacccccgccccgcccggtgACCACAACGTCGGTGTACAGCACCTCCTCGTCTCCCGGAGCCGCGGGGGGAGCTGTGGGCTCCGGCCGGCGACTCTCGGGCCCCGGAGGGGCCGTGGGGTCCCTGCAGGGACAAGGGGGTACCTGGGGCGGGGGCAgaccgggcggggggggctgcatGTGCAGCCTCGGGGAAAGGGGCTTCGTGGTCTGACCCCCCCTCACCTGCCCCAGCTCTTCCCGCGGTCCCCGGCGGCTGCAAGGCAAGGGGGGGGGGTGAGTGGCCCTGGGGTCCCGGGGTGACAGCGGCAAGGGACCCCTGGGACTCCCCGGACCCCGAGCCAAGGGCCCCggggctctgccctgcacacccaggagggaggggggagcccGGGACCCCCAGGGCCCTGAGCTGTGGTACCAGGGACTCAGATGAGACAGGGGGATGTGGGCTACAAGCAGGCAGACCCCCCAAgaccccccgggaccccccggaCCCCAAGCCAAGGACtccagggctcagccctgcatGCCTAGGAAGGAGGGGAGACCCCCAGGACCCCAACACGACAGTACCAGGGACTCAGCCCTGGCCCTGCACACCCAGGTGAGATGGGGGGATGTGGGCTGCAAGCAGGGAGGGCCCCTAAgaccccccaggaccccccaagACCCCCCAGGACCCCGAGCCAAGGGCACTGGGAGCTCAGCCCTAGCCAAGACGGGGGATGTGGGGTGCAGTCCCATTGCGCCCCCCCGGCCAGTGTAGGGGGGCTTTCACCCCACCCGAGACTACCAacccagcccccagccccacggtgTGGGCCACCCACCCgcgcggtgccggtgccggtgccggagGTGCCAGGCTATGGCAGCAccgagcaggagcaggagcaggaggggcaCGCTGAGCCCCACGGCCACAGCTGGGGACAGAGTGGGGATGAGCCCAGGTGAGCACCAAGCCCAGGGGGCTGGACCCCCGCGGGGATGCCAGAGGGGATGGATGAGTGTGGCCCCCACCCGTACCCTGCTGCCACCGTCCCCATCCCGGCTGCGTCACCGAGAGTGCCAGCGCTGGGCTGAGCGCCTGGAAGACGCGGTGGGCGCCGAGGCGGTTGGTGGCCAGGCAGTGGTAGGTCCCAGCGTGTGCCGGCCCCACAgtccccagggacaggacagGCCCCgagcccagctcctgcccgTCCCGCAGCCAGGTGAAGGTCACCGGCGTGGTGCCCGCGCGCAGCAAGCAGCTCAGGTTGAGGCTCTCGCCCACTGGCACCGATGGCTCTGTCCTCGCCATTGTGATGGTGGCACCTGCCACCGGCACTGCCAGGCGGAGAGACGGTCCCAGGATCAGACCGGTGGTGGTGGCCATCCCCTGGCATGGGATGAGGTGATGCtgtgggtggggggcacccgAAGCTAGAGGGTCATGCTCACCCAGGACGGTGACCCACAGCGGCGGGCTGTCGGCTGCGGAGCCGCCATTGGTGGCCGTGCAGTGGTAGCGGCCGCCATCCCGCTGGTGCACGGCGCTGAGCTCGTAGCGGGGGCCCGTGGCCAGTGGTGCGGCCGAGCCCTGCCGGTgccaggagaaggagaggggcCCCGTCCCCGCGGCCACCGAGCAGCCCAGCACCAGGCGGTCACCCTCTGCCACCTGTCCCCCGGGGGGCTGGGCCACCAGGGACACCCCGGAGACTGGGACCCCTGCGGGGAGGAGacgggcagggaggggggaccTGGGAGGGACAGGGGGACctgggaggggatggagggaacCTAGAAAGGTATGTGGGGACccaggcaggggtggggggaccTGGGAGGGACAGGGGGAcctggggagggatggaggggaccCTAGAAAGGTGTGTGGGGACTcggagagggatggagggattCGGAGAGGGATggaaggagctggggagggatgtGGGGAGCCAGGCAGGGGTGGGGGACCTGGGGAGGGATGGAGTGACCTGGGGAGCATGGAGAGACaacagggagggatgggggaccCCAGGGAGGGACAGAAGGACCTGGTGAGGGATGGAGTGACCTGGGGAGGGATGGGAGGAgccaggcagggatggagggacctgggaagggatggggggaCCTGGGGAGAGACACAGCAAgccaggcagggatggggggatctggagagggatggagggatcccagggagggatgtggggacctggggagggctgcagggctgtggtaCACCCCCATCCCTCCCACACACTCACTGCGCACTGTGATGGTGACCGGGGTGCTGCGTTTCCGCACGCTGGCCGTCTCTGTCTGCACCTCGCAGGAGTAGCTCCCTGAGTGTGACAGCCCCACGGCCGGCAGCTGGAACTGGGGGGagccctggggtccccccaccaccacctcatCCCGGTAGAAGAGGTGCTGGAGTCGGGCAAGGGGCCgcagggggctggggtggctgAGGCAGCGCAGGGCCAGGGGGGCTCCCTCGGGGGGCTCGACCGGGCCTTCCAGGCGCAGCACCGGCACCGAGAAGAGCTCTGGGAAGGAGCCGTGAGGGGGACAGTGACCCCGagcctgctggggagggggggctgcACCCCGCTGGGTGGGTGTCGGGGAGCAGGTGCTCACCTTGCACCGCCACCGTCACTGGCGCTGAATCGTGCCGTGTGGGCAGGATGTGGTTCACCTTGGCCTGGCAGTGGTAGCGCCCGCTGtggtgcagctgcagcaggggcaggagcagtTTGGCCTCCGGGGAGGACCCCCCCAGCGCCTCCCACTCGCGGAAGAACTGCACCTGGGTGATCTGCGTGTTCTTCCAGGCCCGGCAGCGCAGCAGCAACGCATCCCCCTCCAGCAGTGCCTGCGCTGgcacctgcagcaccagccAGTCTGCAAGAGAGGGCCGGGGTGGCCGGCACACGGGGATGCAGCCGGTGGACTCCCGTTGCATGGGGATGCACCAGCATGCACAGGAATGCACCTAGTGATGCACAGGAATGCACCTAGTGATGCACAGGAGATGCAGCCAGCATGCATGGGGATGCACCAGCATGCACGGGAATGCACCTAGTGATGCACAGGAGATGCAGCCAGCATGCACATGGATGCACAAGCATGCACGGGGAGGCACCGGTGTGCACGGGGATGCACCTAGTGTTGCACAAGAGATGCAGCCAGCGTGCAATGGACGCACCAGTGTGCACGGGGATGGGCTCCCGTCACACGAGGGGTGAGAGGCTGTGAAACAGAGCCCACCCAAAGCCCTTGGAGCACCCGCgggtgccagggcaggggcacCCATCCAGCCCCTCACCTTTTGAGAAGCTCAGGGTGATGGGGGGGCTGAGCCCAGCGCCAGGGCTGCTGCACTGGTAGCTGCTGCTCCCGGGGTGGTGTTTGGAGACGTAGATGTGGTCGGATTCTGTCTGCTGCTGGAACTGCCTATTGACGTACCAGTTGGTGGGGCTGGGCGCGCCAGAGCCCCGGCAGGTCAGCATCACCTTCTCCAGCACGAACACCGGCATCCAGGGGGGGTCCAGCGTGAGCTGGCTGAGCTGGGCGCCTGCAGGGTGACAGGGGACGCCAGCCTGCCGGGGCCACTGGGGGTgtctggggacagaggggccAGGGACCGGCAGCGAGGACTCACCAGCAAGGCCGAGGGCTTGGgctggaagggagaaggggagagaggctGGGTGGGGGCTGCTGCCGCGGGGACACCGGCACCCAGGGGATGGGGTGCAGGGGCTGTCCCCAAGCTGCCCCCAAGGGAACACCGGCACCCGTGGGAAAGGGCACGGGGATGGTCCCCGGGACAGCCGGGAGACCCCAGAGGATGTGGCTGCGTCAGAGCCGCCCACGCGCCGCATCTGTGTGGCACGGCCACCCCGGGCTGGCGCGGGTCTTGGAGAcaccgccgccgccccgggcgggtgcagggcacagggacacctccaccagccccatggcacctgtccccacagccccatCTCCATGCCCTGTCCCCATGGTCCCATCCCCATGGCACCTGCCCCCATGGCCCCATCTGCATGGTGCTTGTCCCCATGGTCCCATCCccacagccctgtccccatgtccccatccccacagctgccccagccccatggtgccAGCCCCCACAACCCCATCCCTGTGATGCCTGTGTCCATGTCTCCATCCCCACGTCCCCATCATTGCTATGTCCCCAACCtcacagccctgtccccatgtccccattcccacagcctccccagTCAGATGGTACCAgtccccacatccccatccctgtgatGCGTGTCcccccttccctgtccccacgTCTCTGTTCCCACAGCgctgtccccacatccccatcccaaaggccaccccagccccacagccccgggCACGCCGGGGGTACAACCTCATGGGCTGGCTCCGCTGGCATTTGGGACCTCGAgggaccccacagccaccctgtgctccctccctgcaggcCAGCAGGTGCCACCAGGCTCTGCCTCAACCCACCGCTCCCCAAAGCAGAGAGGGGTCTGGGCGCCCATCCCCATGGCATCAGgccccctgccagccccacggcccGTTCCCTGGGCACTCACCGCAGAGGAGCAGTGCTGTGGTCCTGGCCATCCCAGCACGCTGCTGTACGCTGGTGGGGCCACCTGCCCTTTGCATAGCAGCTAtttggggaaaggggaagaaagcgACTTCCGCATCCCCGGGGCTTTGCCCTGGCACCGGGGACACGTGCCTGGTGGCAAGTAGTGGGGACGTATCAGGCATCGGCGAGGGACGGGCTTGGGTCTGGAGGAGCCGCCAGCCCCTTCACCCAGTGGGGGTCCCTCTGGGCACTGGGACCCTCGAATGACATGGATCATGAGTGGCCCCATGGGTGTCCTGCACCCGTGAGGGGCTGGGACCCTGAGGGGCTGGCACCCTGACAGCTGAGACCCTGACAGCTGGGACCCCAAGGGGCTGAGACCCTGAGAGCTGGGACCCCAGGGACTGAGACCCCAAGATCTGGGACCCCGAGGGGCTGAGACCCCGAGAGCCGGGACCCCGAGATCTGGGACCCTGAGAGCTGTCACTCCAGGGACTGAGACCCCGAGGGGCTAGGACCCTCAGGGCTGGGACCCCGAGGGCTGGACCCCAGGGACTGAGACCCCAAGATCTGGGACCCCGAGGGTTGGACCCCGAGATGCGGGACCCCAAGATGCGGGACCCCGAGAGATGGGACCCCCAAGGGGCTGTGACCCGGAGATGCGGGACCCCAAGATGCAGGACCCCGAGGGCTGTGACCCGGAGATGTGGGACCCTGAGATGCGGGACCCCGAGGGCTGGGACCCTGAGAGCTGGGACCCCCAAGGGGCTGTGACCCCGAGATGCGGGACCCCGAGATGTGGGACCCCGAGGGCTGTGACCCCGAGGGCTGGGACCCCCAAGGGGCTGTGACCCCGAGATGCGGGACCCCGAGATGCGGGACCCCGAGGGCTGGGACCCCCAAGGGGCTGTGACCCCGAGATGCGGGACCCCGAGATGCGGGACCCCGAGGGCTGGGACCCCCAAGGGGCTGTGACCCCGAGATGCGGGACCCCGAGATGTGGGACCCCGAGATGCGGGACCCCGAGATGCGGGACCCCGAGGGCTGGGACCCCCAAGGGGCTGTGACCCCGAGATGCGGGACCCCGAGATGCGGGACCCCGAGGGCTGGGACCCCCAAGGGGCTGTGACCCCGAGATGCGGGACCCCGAGATGTGGGACCCCGAGATGCGGGACCCCGAGATGCGGGACCCCGAGGGCTGGGACCCCCAAGGGGCTGTGACCCCGAGATGCGGGACCCCGAGATGCGGGACCGCGTGCGCTGCCACGGCTCCGCGGGCCGGTGGGGGGTCATAGCTCCGCGGTTCGGGGGGTCACGCCCCGCCCCGTGCACTGCGGCGCCGCCTGGCGGGCGCACGGCGGAACCGCGCCCTGAGGGGCGGCCGGCGAGGGGCGGGGCTCGTGGGAGGGCGTGGCCTATCTGGGGCGGGGCTCGGCGGTCCCGCCCCCCGGCGGAGGCGGAGCGGCGCGAAGATGGCGGCGgagccgggcccgggccccgACCcggagctggaggagctgctcGACAGTgagcggggccggcgggcggcgaGGGGGGGCCGGGTGTTacggggtgccggggggggctggggtTATTGGGGGTGTAATGGGGCTGGGGGGTTATTGGGGGTGTAATGGGGCGGGGGGTTATTGGGGGTGTAATGGGGCGGGGGGTTATtggggtgcagtggggctggggggttaTTGGGGGTGTAATGGGGCGGGGGGTTATtggggtgcagtggggctggggtgttattggggtgcagggggacgggggGTTATTGGGGGTGTAATGGGGCGGGGGGTTATtggggtgcagtggggctggggtgttattggggtgcagggggacgggggGTTATTGGGGGTGTAATGGGGCGGGGGGTTATtggggtgcagtggggctggggtgttattggggtgcagggggacgggggGTTATTGGGGGTGTAATGGGGCGGGGGGTtattggggtgcagggggacgggggGTTATTGGGGGTGTAATGGGGCGGGGGGTtattggggtgcagggggacgggggGTTATTGGGGGTGTAATGGGGCGGGGGGTtattggggtgcagggggactGGGGGTTATTGGGGGTGTAATGGGGCTGGTGGTTATTGGGGTGcagtggggcgggggggttattggggtgcagtggggctggggggttattggggtgcagggggacgggggGTTATTGGGGGTGTA includes these proteins:
- the FCER1G gene encoding high affinity immunoglobulin epsilon receptor subunit gamma; translated protein: MGARLLLTTALLLLRTPAAEALMEPGFCYILDAILFLYGIVLTVLYCRLKFLAHRAAQQGAGKERKEEAIYTGLSGEGQEMYETLQIKHS
- the LOC104258854 gene encoding Fc receptor-like protein 3, whose amino-acid sequence is MGAGAQLSQLTLDPPWMPVFVLEKVMLTCRGSGAPSPTNWYVNRQFQQQTESDHIYVSKHHPGSSSYQCSSPGAGLSPPITLSFSKDWLVLQVPAQALLEGDALLLRCRAWKNTQITQVQFFREWEALGGSSPEAKLLLPLLQLHHSGRYHCQAKVNHILPTRHDSAPVTVAVQELFSVPVLRLEGPVEPPEGAPLALRCLSHPSPLRPLARLQHLFYRDEVVVGGPQGSPQFQLPAVGLSHSGSYSCEVQTETASVRKRSTPVTITVRRVPVSGVSLVAQPPGGQVAEGDRLVLGCSVAAGTGPLSFSWHRQGSAAPLATGPRYELSAVHQRDGGRYHCTATNGGSAADSPPLWVTVLVPVAGATITMARTEPSVPVGESLNLSCLLRAGTTPVTFTWLRDGQELGSGPVLSLGTVGPAHAGTYHCLATNRLGAHRVFQALSPALALSVTQPGWGRWQQAVAVGLSVPLLLLLLLGAAIAWHLRHRHRHRAAAGDRGKSWGRDPTAPPGPESRRPEPTAPPAAPGDEEVLYTDVVVTGRGGGTSPSRSRPPRGSPRPGPPREPPVTYAVLPGPHARLRLPSDTYENVP